The Pyrococcus kukulkanii genome contains a region encoding:
- a CDS encoding Lrp/AsnC family transcriptional regulator, whose protein sequence is MTREKVELTNRQVELLRKLYREGKTIEVHTVEKTQDELAEELGITRQALSNHLKVLKELGYIRTGRGFIDLTEKALELLGEKRGDVFIFVKIEPTKRKHVYDAIKKLRVKKIYRVTGDIDLIIEADKSRLDEILEEIAALDGVKETVTHVVLGVL, encoded by the coding sequence ATGACAAGGGAAAAGGTCGAGCTCACCAATAGACAGGTTGAACTTTTAAGGAAGCTATACAGAGAGGGAAAAACGATAGAGGTTCACACGGTTGAAAAGACCCAAGATGAGCTTGCTGAAGAACTTGGAATTACAAGGCAGGCACTAAGCAATCACTTAAAAGTTCTAAAGGAGCTAGGATACATTAGGACAGGTAGAGGTTTCATTGATTTGACGGAGAAGGCACTTGAACTCCTGGGTGAGAAGAGAGGAGATGTGTTTATATTTGTCAAAATAGAGCCCACGAAGAGGAAGCATGTTTATGATGCAATAAAGAAGCTTAGAGTAAAGAAGATTTACCGTGTAACGGGAGATATAGATCTAATAATAGAGGCGGATAAAAGTAGGCTTGATGAGATATTGGAGGAAATAGCTGCTTTGGATGGTGTTAAAGAAACTGTTACTCACGTTGTTCTTGGCGTTCTTTAG
- a CDS encoding carbohydrate ABC transporter permease: protein MKDVETRPKKYEGVLILAIFLATLPLIIGFSLLIISSFSKDMVTNFDFKSFHLTIENWINVFRGKLAITGGVKVNMAKIVLNTLIVALGVSGLVTLVSVMSGYALSRMDFRGRKWVIVSLMLLHAFPGVALIVGVYLLYRISFPQGQDWVRVYSFIYVIFARAALEVPMSVWLMKGFFDTIPWEFEWSGIIDGASRITVWRKIMLPLIKPGILAVALFSFLAGWQDIIYVRTFLIDQTLATFIEANIEAEYTHMPLIAAAGTLYLLPTIIFFLTAQQILLRGYSGGIKG from the coding sequence ATGAAGGACGTCGAAACAAGACCAAAGAAGTACGAGGGGGTACTTATCTTAGCAATATTCTTGGCCACGTTGCCCCTAATTATAGGATTCTCCCTATTAATTATTTCAAGCTTCAGCAAAGACATGGTGACTAACTTTGACTTTAAGAGCTTCCATCTAACAATAGAAAACTGGATTAACGTGTTTAGGGGAAAATTAGCGATTACTGGTGGAGTTAAAGTAAATATGGCTAAAATAGTCCTAAACACCCTAATAGTCGCCCTGGGAGTTTCTGGATTAGTAACCCTTGTCAGCGTGATGTCGGGTTATGCCCTCTCAAGAATGGATTTTAGGGGAAGGAAGTGGGTGATAGTTTCGCTTATGCTACTACACGCCTTTCCTGGAGTAGCTTTAATCGTTGGAGTTTACCTACTTTACAGAATATCGTTCCCCCAAGGCCAGGACTGGGTTAGAGTGTATTCCTTCATTTATGTAATATTCGCAAGAGCTGCACTAGAAGTCCCTATGTCTGTCTGGCTGATGAAGGGGTTCTTCGATACAATTCCTTGGGAATTTGAGTGGAGCGGTATAATCGATGGAGCATCAAGGATAACAGTATGGAGAAAAATCATGTTACCCTTGATAAAGCCTGGAATACTTGCAGTTGCACTATTTTCATTCCTAGCTGGATGGCAGGACATAATCTACGTGAGAACTTTCTTGATAGATCAAACCCTTGCAACCTTCATTGAGGCAAATATAGAGGCAGAGTACACGCACATGCCCCTAATTGCCGCAGCTGGAACCCTTTATTTACTTCCAACGATAATATTCTTCCTCACGGCCCAGCAAATCCTGCTGAGAGGGTATTCAGGAGGAATTAAGGGCTGA
- a CDS encoding Clp1/GlmU family protein: MEVNKASFTREVPEDRQNALTKILLLRKPAKVMIIGDIDTGKTTLAVYLANELISNGLRVAIIDADIGQKGILPPGTISLALVDSHFSSMEELEPYAHYFVGSITPTQFFGEMVVGVSKLSEVAKRLADVVLIDTTGMIYGSGVDLKRMKIEAVKPDLILALEREDELEPILRGYEEVTMKLQVSEQARDFSRAERRAIRREKWRKYFENAKLRVFELSNVAVTGTSLFQGKPISEREKSLLERLFKWVVIHGRRIGDKYFIVKADVVEGPRNIDKNVLRFLDFTKLSNILVGLINKEGFCLGVGILKGINFAEGKIELLTPVEEPVAELRFGRIRVREDGEELGILDRDAL; this comes from the coding sequence ATGGAGGTCAATAAGGCGTCTTTTACGAGGGAAGTTCCAGAGGACAGGCAGAATGCTTTAACAAAGATACTATTACTGCGAAAACCTGCCAAGGTAATGATAATCGGGGACATTGATACGGGAAAGACGACATTGGCTGTTTATTTGGCAAATGAGCTAATCTCTAATGGTTTAAGAGTGGCAATAATTGATGCTGACATTGGGCAGAAAGGTATACTGCCTCCCGGAACGATAAGCCTAGCTTTGGTTGATTCTCACTTTTCATCTATGGAGGAACTCGAGCCTTATGCTCATTACTTTGTTGGTAGCATAACTCCAACTCAGTTTTTTGGGGAGATGGTTGTTGGGGTAAGCAAGTTAAGTGAAGTTGCTAAGAGGCTTGCGGATGTAGTTCTTATAGACACAACGGGCATGATTTACGGTTCTGGAGTTGACTTGAAAAGGATGAAGATTGAGGCTGTTAAGCCAGATTTAATTTTGGCGTTAGAGAGGGAGGACGAACTTGAACCAATTCTAAGGGGTTATGAAGAGGTAACGATGAAGCTTCAAGTTAGCGAGCAGGCAAGGGACTTCTCAAGAGCGGAAAGGCGGGCGATAAGGAGGGAAAAGTGGAGAAAGTACTTTGAGAATGCAAAGTTGAGGGTGTTTGAGCTTTCAAACGTTGCTGTTACAGGAACATCACTATTCCAAGGCAAACCAATAAGCGAGAGGGAGAAATCCCTACTAGAGAGACTTTTTAAATGGGTAGTTATTCATGGTAGGAGAATTGGGGATAAGTACTTCATAGTTAAGGCTGACGTAGTTGAAGGTCCCAGGAATATTGACAAAAATGTCTTGAGGTTTCTTGACTTTACAAAGCTAAGCAATATTCTCGTTGGACTAATCAATAAGGAAGGATTTTGCTTGGGAGTTGGGATATTGAAGGGAATAAACTTCGCTGAAGGGAAAATTGAGCTTCTAACTCCTGTTGAAGAGCCCGTGGCTGAGCTTAGGTTTGGGAGAATTAGGGTTAGAGAGGATGGTGAAGAGCTCGGAATACTTGACAGAGATGCCCTTTAG
- a CDS encoding aldolase — protein MRNVKAKLVYYSRLAHKKGLTGSFGGNISVRVRDYIFIKATGSVMEEMNYSQVAVMKIDGSIVSAIRPSSEYRLHLGVYRNREDVRAVVHLHPPYSITLSMFEREVPMLTPEAQLYLSKVPVLPFKPAGSEDLARQVSEAMKNHDAVVLERHGVVTVGRTLREAFYKAELVEEVSRLWYQKFIASRE, from the coding sequence ATGAGGAACGTTAAGGCTAAGCTCGTCTACTACTCAAGGCTTGCCCACAAGAAGGGGTTGACTGGCTCTTTTGGAGGGAATATAAGCGTTAGGGTTAGGGATTATATTTTCATCAAGGCAACTGGTTCTGTGATGGAGGAGATGAACTATTCTCAAGTTGCGGTAATGAAAATTGATGGTTCCATTGTTTCGGCTATAAGACCATCATCCGAGTACAGGCTCCACCTTGGTGTCTACAGGAACAGGGAAGACGTGAGGGCCGTCGTTCACCTTCATCCCCCTTACTCTATTACCCTCTCTATGTTCGAGAGGGAAGTTCCTATGCTGACTCCGGAGGCCCAGCTTTACCTTTCAAAGGTTCCAGTTTTGCCTTTCAAACCTGCAGGTAGTGAAGACCTTGCTAGGCAGGTAAGTGAGGCCATGAAGAATCATGATGCTGTAGTTCTTGAAAGGCATGGAGTAGTTACCGTGGGTAGAACTCTGAGGGAAGCCTTTTACAAGGCGGAGCTCGTCGAGGAAGTTTCAAGGCTATGGTACCAAAAGTTTATAGCCTCTAGAGAGTAA
- a CDS encoding carbohydrate ABC transporter permease, whose amino-acid sequence MKNEKLRDLSFFLFPMVFMVVLFYLIPLVLTVYISFTGMRNWNVDKYLHQVVGLYNYERLIHMFKYDPTFKAVILTTIVFVLITLIINVFGGLGLALGTFFMSEKPASAFRLLWLLPRMSPIAVYSLVWYYFFHGSSIGTLNSVLMKLGVINQPIPWGQIVPWGAWSVIIFVNGLVGVSFGMIVFTSALNQIPKELVIAARVDGASAWEISRRILLPLMKWHFLYVLTWQFLSLLTTYPHLFLLVEWDLVDRDYGTTLALYVFNTAFGRGEQDQGLAAAAAVILSILGIIGGFVTLKVLQFEKMIKKPRGDL is encoded by the coding sequence ATGAAGAATGAAAAGCTTAGAGACCTTTCCTTCTTTCTTTTTCCCATGGTATTTATGGTCGTGTTATTCTACCTAATCCCCCTAGTTTTGACCGTTTACATAAGCTTTACCGGAATGAGAAATTGGAACGTAGATAAGTATCTTCACCAAGTTGTTGGCCTCTATAATTATGAGAGACTTATACACATGTTTAAGTATGATCCAACATTCAAGGCTGTGATATTAACGACTATCGTGTTCGTGTTGATAACGCTCATAATTAATGTCTTTGGTGGGTTGGGATTGGCACTTGGGACTTTTTTCATGAGTGAGAAGCCAGCCTCAGCGTTTAGACTTCTTTGGCTTCTCCCCAGGATGTCCCCTATTGCAGTTTACAGCTTAGTTTGGTACTATTTCTTCCATGGTAGCTCAATTGGAACGCTAAACTCTGTCTTGATGAAACTTGGGGTGATTAATCAACCAATTCCGTGGGGTCAAATAGTTCCATGGGGAGCCTGGAGCGTTATAATATTTGTTAACGGATTAGTTGGAGTCAGTTTTGGAATGATAGTTTTCACTTCCGCGTTAAACCAGATACCAAAGGAGCTCGTTATAGCTGCGAGAGTTGACGGAGCCTCCGCATGGGAGATCTCAAGGAGAATTCTTCTCCCCCTAATGAAGTGGCATTTCCTCTATGTACTAACTTGGCAGTTCTTGAGCTTGCTAACTACTTATCCACACCTCTTCCTATTAGTTGAGTGGGACTTAGTGGACAGGGATTATGGAACTACGTTAGCATTATACGTTTTTAACACAGCCTTTGGTAGAGGAGAGCAGGATCAGGGATTGGCGGCAGCGGCTGCAGTCATCCTTTCAATTCTGGGAATTATTGGCGGTTTCGTAACGTTAAAGGTGCTTCAGTTTGAGAAGATGATCAAAAAGCCAAGAGGTGACCTTTGA
- the priL gene encoding DNA primase large subunit PriL — protein sequence MLDPFSERAKDLLKEFGSINEFMNAIPNIVTIEEVIERLKVVKYRENANNFMDVQDIRDLAQFYALLGALAFSPYGLELELVKKANLIIYSKRIRRAEKIRPEEISLPIQLAVEFPIEDIKALERVFRGLPEYTIKISEFLELLPGEKLSNYYIYRGLVYLKKEDLMKIWEMAFERNTEKAVNLLYEIRDDLPEFYTKLLGEIRSFAEEEFKARFKDVKSGILKPEFFPPCVKNALKGVPQGLRNYAITVLLTSFLSYARICPNPPKRNVRVRDCIDDLKVIKDEILPMIIEAANRCSPPLFEDQPNEIKNIWYHLGFGYTANPTLEDSGNSTWYFPPNCEKIRANAPQLCTPDRHCKYIRNPLTYYLRRLYMEGKKNAPKGGNKGGKK from the coding sequence ATGCTTGACCCGTTCAGTGAGAGGGCGAAAGACCTACTAAAAGAATTCGGATCCATAAATGAATTTATGAACGCTATACCCAACATAGTTACCATTGAAGAAGTAATCGAAAGGCTAAAGGTTGTCAAGTACAGGGAAAACGCTAACAACTTTATGGATGTTCAAGATATAAGGGATCTTGCCCAGTTCTATGCCTTACTTGGTGCACTGGCGTTCTCCCCCTATGGTTTAGAGTTAGAGCTCGTAAAGAAAGCTAATTTGATAATATACTCAAAGAGAATTAGAAGGGCCGAGAAAATTAGACCCGAAGAGATAAGCCTTCCAATTCAGCTGGCAGTAGAGTTTCCAATTGAGGACATTAAAGCCCTTGAGAGGGTTTTTAGAGGATTACCAGAGTACACTATTAAAATTTCAGAGTTCTTGGAGCTCTTACCTGGGGAAAAGCTCTCCAACTACTACATCTATAGGGGGCTTGTGTACTTAAAAAAGGAGGACCTCATGAAGATCTGGGAGATGGCATTTGAGAGGAACACCGAAAAGGCAGTTAACCTACTCTATGAAATCAGGGATGACCTCCCAGAATTCTATACTAAACTGTTGGGAGAGATAAGAAGCTTTGCAGAAGAAGAGTTCAAGGCCAGATTCAAAGACGTCAAGTCAGGCATCTTAAAGCCTGAATTCTTCCCACCCTGTGTGAAGAACGCCCTCAAAGGGGTACCTCAGGGGCTCAGGAACTACGCTATTACAGTTCTGCTCACGAGTTTCTTGAGCTATGCAAGGATATGCCCCAACCCCCCTAAGAGGAACGTAAGGGTTAGGGACTGCATAGACGATCTAAAGGTAATAAAGGATGAGATACTTCCCATGATAATCGAAGCGGCGAACCGTTGCTCTCCTCCATTGTTTGAGGATCAACCTAATGAAATCAAGAACATATGGTACCACTTAGGATTCGGATATACGGCGAACCCAACACTTGAAGACAGCGGGAATTCAACTTGGTACTTTCCCCCAAACTGTGAAAAGATAAGGGCAAATGCCCCACAACTCTGCACTCCAGACAGACACTGCAAATACATCAGGAACCCCCTTACTTACTACCTCAGAAGACTTTACATGGAGGGTAAGAAGAATGCTCCTAAGGGAGGTAACAAAGGAGGAAAGAAGTAG
- a CDS encoding MFS transporter: MVRGTIAWFVQPFYFQSLGYSYEDLGVIFSVIFVTQAFALIFTGPFTAKFGYRKSTFLAVLFFMITRAIHVLFPVYPLLILASVSFGIGMPLEYPALMSLLSESVEEEMSSLLGIGLPSR, from the coding sequence TTGGTTAGGGGCACTATAGCCTGGTTTGTTCAACCCTTCTATTTCCAGTCCCTTGGGTATAGCTATGAGGATCTTGGGGTTATATTTTCGGTAATATTCGTGACTCAAGCCTTTGCCTTAATCTTTACCGGTCCTTTTACCGCGAAGTTTGGGTACAGGAAGAGTACATTCCTAGCAGTGCTGTTCTTTATGATAACGAGGGCAATTCACGTTCTCTTTCCTGTATATCCTCTCCTTATCCTTGCCTCGGTAAGCTTCGGTATTGGAATGCCCCTTGAGTATCCAGCTTTAATGAGTCTCCTCTCTGAGAGCGTTGAGGAGGAGATGTCCTCCCTTTTAGGTATAGGATTACCCTCGCGATAG
- a CDS encoding proteasome-activating nucleotidase encodes MSGDEVQFQGNYDDYITYLKRRIRQLELQVRMLEADKERLERELSRLRSEMSRLRQPPAFAGTVIEVLDDDRAIVQNYNGPRFVVRIAPWIDRSKLRPGARVALDQRTMAVVEILPSSKDPAVLGFEVIERPNVTYNDIGGLKRQLQELREAIELPLKHPELFEEVGIDPPKGVLLYGPPGCGKTLMAKALAHEVNATFIRVVGSELVRKYIGEGARLVHELFELAKEKAPTIIFIDEIDAIGAKRMDETTGGEREVNRTLMQLLAEMDGFDPRGNVKVIAATNRPDILDPALLRPGRFDRLIEVPLPDFEGRLEILKVHTRRMKLRGVDLRIIAEMTEGASGADLKAIATEAGMFAIRDRRTYVTQEDFLKAIDKVLGNERKLIQQILSHEVIYG; translated from the coding sequence ATGAGCGGAGATGAAGTTCAATTTCAAGGAAATTACGATGATTACATAACTTACCTTAAAAGAAGGATTAGGCAACTTGAACTTCAAGTGAGAATGCTCGAAGCCGATAAAGAGAGACTCGAGAGAGAGCTCTCTAGATTAAGGAGCGAGATGTCAAGGCTCAGGCAACCACCAGCATTTGCAGGCACTGTAATAGAAGTCCTAGACGATGATAGGGCAATAGTGCAGAACTACAACGGACCAAGATTTGTCGTAAGGATAGCCCCATGGATCGACAGGAGCAAACTAAGGCCAGGAGCAAGAGTCGCTCTAGACCAGAGAACAATGGCGGTTGTCGAGATACTTCCAAGCTCGAAAGATCCAGCAGTTCTTGGGTTTGAGGTGATAGAAAGGCCAAATGTAACATACAATGATATTGGAGGTCTAAAAAGGCAGTTACAAGAGTTGAGGGAGGCTATAGAGCTACCGCTTAAGCATCCAGAACTATTTGAAGAAGTTGGTATAGACCCACCAAAAGGTGTCCTTTTGTACGGGCCCCCAGGATGTGGTAAAACCCTAATGGCCAAGGCCCTAGCACATGAAGTCAATGCAACGTTCATCAGGGTTGTTGGAAGTGAACTCGTGAGAAAGTACATCGGCGAAGGAGCAAGACTCGTTCATGAGCTGTTCGAGCTGGCAAAAGAAAAAGCCCCAACTATAATCTTCATTGACGAGATTGATGCGATAGGTGCAAAGAGAATGGACGAAACAACTGGTGGTGAGAGAGAAGTCAACAGAACTTTGATGCAGTTATTAGCTGAGATGGATGGGTTTGATCCGAGAGGTAACGTGAAAGTTATAGCAGCAACGAACAGGCCAGATATACTTGATCCAGCACTGCTTAGGCCGGGGAGATTCGATAGACTAATTGAAGTACCTTTACCAGACTTTGAGGGCAGACTTGAGATTTTGAAGGTTCACACGAGAAGAATGAAACTTAGAGGTGTTGACTTGAGAATTATCGCCGAGATGACAGAGGGAGCAAGTGGAGCCGATCTAAAGGCAATAGCAACAGAGGCAGGAATGTTTGCAATTAGAGATAGGAGGACGTACGTAACCCAGGAAGACTTCCTCAAGGCAATAGACAAGGTTCTAGGAAATGAGAGGAAGTTAATCCAGCAGATATTGTCGCATGAAGTTATTTACGGCTGA
- the priS gene encoding DNA primase catalytic subunit PriS, giving the protein MLLREVTKEERSRFYREEWNAKDIPDFIVDTLEYREFGFDHTGEGPSDRKNRYADLRDLEDYIRATAPYAVYSSVALYEKPEDMEGWLGAEVVFDIDAKDLPLKRCDHEPGTVCPICLNDAKELAKDTLIVLREELGFENVHVVYSGRGYHVRVLDEWAMKLDSKARERILAFVSASEIEDTSEFRKLLIEKRGWFVLNHSYPRVFRLRFGYFILRVKFPHLRNIGIRRDIAERIINSKEEIYKGFVRNAILASFPQGVGVETLAKLFALSTRFSKAYFDGRVTVDIKRILRLPSTLHSKVGLVAKYVGTTEREVMKFNPFRHAVPKFRKKEVREAYKKWWEELDVARGL; this is encoded by the coding sequence ATGCTCCTAAGGGAGGTAACAAAGGAGGAAAGAAGTAGATTCTATAGGGAGGAGTGGAACGCCAAAGATATTCCCGATTTCATCGTGGATACCCTGGAATATAGGGAGTTTGGATTTGACCACACTGGAGAGGGCCCCAGCGATAGAAAGAATCGCTATGCTGATTTGAGGGACTTAGAGGACTACATCAGAGCAACAGCACCCTATGCCGTCTACTCCAGCGTAGCCCTCTATGAAAAACCCGAAGACATGGAGGGATGGCTTGGGGCGGAAGTTGTGTTCGATATAGACGCAAAAGACCTGCCCCTGAAAAGGTGTGACCATGAACCTGGAACTGTCTGTCCTATATGCCTTAACGACGCAAAAGAGCTCGCCAAGGATACCCTAATTGTACTCAGGGAAGAATTAGGATTTGAAAACGTCCACGTTGTATACTCTGGGAGAGGATATCACGTAAGGGTTCTCGATGAGTGGGCGATGAAACTTGACTCAAAGGCAAGAGAGAGAATATTGGCCTTCGTTTCTGCCAGCGAAATTGAGGATACATCTGAATTCAGAAAACTTTTGATTGAGAAAAGGGGGTGGTTCGTTCTAAACCATTCCTATCCCAGGGTTTTCAGGCTCAGGTTCGGATACTTTATCTTAAGGGTGAAATTTCCCCACCTCAGGAACATAGGGATTAGAAGGGACATTGCTGAGAGGATAATTAATTCAAAAGAGGAAATCTACAAGGGATTTGTCCGAAACGCTATTCTAGCTTCATTCCCCCAGGGCGTGGGAGTTGAAACCCTGGCAAAGCTCTTCGCGCTCTCAACGAGATTTTCAAAAGCGTACTTCGATGGGAGAGTTACGGTGGATATAAAGAGGATACTAAGGCTACCCTCAACTCTGCACTCCAAAGTGGGATTAGTTGCGAAGTACGTGGGAACCACGGAAAGAGAAGTCATGAAGTTCAATCCTTTTAGACATGCCGTCCCAAAATTCAGGAAGAAAGAAGTAAGGGAAGCTTACAAGAAGTGGTGGGAGGAGTTAGATGTGGCGAGGGGGCTATAG
- the engB gene encoding GTP-binding protein EngB, whose product MATIIFVGRSNVGKSTLIYQLTGKRVRRGKRPGVTRKIIEIEWKGHKIIDMPGFGFMAGLPKEAQERIKDKIVHFIEDNADKIDLAILVVDGKAAPEIIERWEKRGEIPIDVEFYQFLTELNIPTIVAVNKLDKIKNVQRTLYFLAEKFGVPWGKIDDVFVPISAKFGDNIDLLKRKINEKLRSKERQEQRE is encoded by the coding sequence ATGGCGACGATAATATTTGTAGGAAGGTCAAACGTCGGCAAGAGCACCCTAATATATCAGCTTACGGGTAAAAGGGTTAGGCGAGGAAAAAGACCCGGGGTAACAAGGAAGATAATTGAGATAGAGTGGAAGGGGCATAAGATTATAGACATGCCAGGATTCGGGTTCATGGCAGGATTACCAAAGGAAGCCCAGGAAAGGATAAAGGATAAAATTGTGCACTTCATAGAGGACAACGCAGATAAAATAGACTTAGCCATTCTCGTTGTTGATGGTAAGGCCGCTCCCGAGATAATTGAGCGATGGGAAAAGAGGGGGGAGATACCAATTGACGTCGAATTTTATCAGTTCCTTACTGAGCTCAATATACCAACAATAGTCGCGGTGAACAAGCTGGACAAGATAAAGAACGTTCAAAGAACCCTGTACTTCCTTGCAGAGAAGTTTGGAGTTCCCTGGGGTAAGATTGATGATGTTTTCGTCCCAATTTCAGCGAAGTTTGGGGACAATATCGATTTGTTAAAGAGGAAAATTAACGAGAAGCTAAGATCTAAAGAACGCCAAGAACAACGTGAGTAA
- a CDS encoding ABC transporter ATP-binding protein, with amino-acid sequence MVSVRLENIVKRFGNFTALDNVNLEVKDREFMALLGPSGSGKSTLLYTIAGIYKPTSGRVYFDDRDVTELPPKDRNVGLVFQNWALYPHMTVYRNIAFPLELRKAPREEIDKKVKEVAKMLHIDKLLDRYPWQLSGGQQQRVAIARALVKEPDVLLLDEPLSNLDALLRLEVRAELKRLQKELGITAVYVTHDQAEALAMADRIAVIREGKILQVGTPDEVYYKPKYKFVGGFLGNPPMNFLEARVEDGKLVISEGNSIPIPKQYRGIVEKTGVKEVLIGFRPHDAEVEKGVSQGIIGEVYSFEPLGREQIVTISVNDSIVKVFAPEGEHFNFGEKVTIKVKEELLVLFDKKTEKALEFLAE; translated from the coding sequence ATGGTCAGCGTGAGGTTGGAGAACATAGTTAAGAGGTTTGGGAATTTCACGGCCCTAGATAACGTTAACCTTGAGGTAAAAGATAGGGAGTTTATGGCACTCCTGGGACCTTCTGGAAGCGGAAAATCAACGCTCCTGTACACCATAGCAGGAATATACAAACCAACCTCCGGGAGGGTATACTTTGATGATAGGGATGTCACCGAGTTACCACCTAAAGACAGAAATGTAGGTCTTGTATTCCAGAACTGGGCCCTTTATCCACACATGACTGTGTACAGGAACATAGCGTTTCCACTGGAGCTTAGAAAAGCTCCCAGAGAGGAGATAGATAAGAAAGTTAAGGAAGTAGCCAAGATGCTCCACATTGACAAGCTCCTCGATAGGTATCCATGGCAACTCAGCGGAGGACAACAACAGAGGGTTGCGATAGCAAGGGCTCTTGTGAAAGAACCTGATGTTCTCCTCCTGGATGAACCTCTAAGCAATTTGGATGCCCTCCTAAGGCTCGAGGTTAGGGCCGAATTGAAGAGATTACAGAAGGAACTAGGGATTACGGCCGTTTACGTTACCCATGACCAGGCTGAAGCACTAGCAATGGCAGATAGAATTGCTGTAATCAGGGAGGGCAAGATACTCCAAGTTGGAACGCCAGATGAGGTTTATTACAAGCCCAAGTACAAGTTTGTAGGGGGATTCCTGGGTAACCCTCCAATGAACTTCTTAGAAGCGAGAGTCGAAGATGGAAAGTTAGTCATAAGCGAGGGTAATTCAATACCAATTCCAAAGCAGTACAGGGGTATAGTAGAGAAAACAGGGGTCAAAGAAGTCTTAATTGGATTTAGGCCTCATGATGCTGAAGTTGAAAAGGGGGTATCCCAGGGAATAATTGGAGAGGTTTATTCATTTGAACCCCTCGGAAGAGAGCAGATAGTAACTATCTCCGTCAATGACTCAATAGTTAAGGTATTCGCACCGGAAGGAGAGCACTTCAACTTCGGAGAAAAGGTAACCATTAAAGTCAAGGAAGAGCTTCTCGTTCTTTTTGATAAGAAAACCGAAAAGGCCCTGGAGTTTTTGGCCGAATAA
- a CDS encoding MFS transporter, translated as MVLVTPVRERVEEDIHLERSILVKITKLSIPIAVIGVAGGITMNYMGPWFRDYFGINVEKIGWIFTFFMIFTGLGTLLSTYLAEKFSNYWIILIFTPLSGLSIFLLPFDGLFLAIALHTFRMLLINMETPIWDSLYVSYFTKNDRSTALALKSFAWTVSYGVSQYIGGWLFNKPLTWPFYVSGVIYVLSALLFAEIL; from the coding sequence ATGGTTCTAGTTACCCCCGTTAGGGAGAGGGTTGAGGAGGATATTCACTTAGAGCGTTCGATTTTAGTAAAGATAACCAAGCTTTCCATCCCCATAGCCGTCATTGGGGTTGCAGGTGGGATAACGATGAACTATATGGGGCCGTGGTTTAGGGATTACTTCGGCATAAACGTTGAGAAAATTGGGTGGATATTCACATTTTTCATGATATTTACGGGCCTTGGAACATTGCTCTCCACATACCTAGCTGAAAAATTCTCCAACTACTGGATAATCCTTATATTCACGCCCTTAAGTGGCCTTTCAATCTTCCTGCTTCCCTTTGATGGGCTGTTTTTAGCTATAGCTCTGCATACTTTTAGGATGCTCCTGATAAACATGGAAACTCCAATATGGGATTCCCTGTATGTTAGCTACTTTACGAAAAACGATAGATCAACGGCGCTTGCCCTGAAAAGCTTTGCTTGGACCGTTTCCTATGGCGTGAGTCAGTACATTGGGGGCTGGCTCTTTAATAAGCCCCTAACTTGGCCCTTTTACGTAAGTGGCGTGATTTACGTGCTTTCAGCTTTACTTTTTGCGGAAATATTATGA